A window from Falco naumanni isolate bFalNau1 chromosome 3, bFalNau1.pat, whole genome shotgun sequence encodes these proteins:
- the LOC121085694 gene encoding FXYD domain-containing ion transport regulator 7-like, whose translation MATPTEAAMGEAARAKDPFNYDYETLRLVGLVLAIAMFVLGVLIALSKKFKCKKAEPSPPDPRQPAKTPTPAATA comes from the exons ATGGCCACCCCCACGGAGGCAGCgatgggag aAGCTGCCCGGGCCAAGGACCCCTTCAATTACG ACTACGAGACGCTGCGGCTGGTGGGGCTGGTCCTGGCCATCGCCATGTTCGTGCTGGGGGTCCTCATCGCCCTCA gtaaGAAGTTCAAGTGCAAAAAGGCGGAGCCCAG ccccccagaCCCCCGGCAGCCGGCCAAGACCCCCA CCCCCGCGGCCACAGCGTAG
- the LOC121084358 gene encoding leucine-rich repeat extensin-like protein 2 — protein MRLPLPLWLLTVTSLVTPGQVWTSSTPLAPTAASSPGVQTDPSPHDPPDPKSSGTPAPPPGDDGNPKDEFYYDYPSLRRWGLVVAARTLCHRHRRHRLWEVREAPPLPGPEEEEVRSLPHPRGPPPLTPTLGYPTPPPITPCSLGDPHLKGPLPPWYLPSASQ, from the exons ATGAGG CTCCCGCTGCCCCTCTGGCTCCTGACCGTGACCTCGCTCGTGACCCCGGGCCAAG TATGGACCAGTTCGACCCCgctggcacccacagctgcctccaGTCCAg GGGTACAGACCGACCCCTCCCCCCACGACCCTCCTGACCCCAAGAGCAGTGGGACACCTGCCCCGCCCCCTG GGGACGATGGGAACCCGAAGGATGAGTTCTACTACG ACTACCCATCCCTGCGGCgctgggggctggtggtggcagcCCGCACTCTTTGTCACCGGCATCGGCGTCATCGCCT gtggGAAGTGCGGGAAGCCCCCCCACTGCCAGGGCCGGAAGAGGAAGAAGTGAGatccctcccccaccccaggggaccccctcccctcacccccaccttGGGTtaccccacccctccccccataACCCCCTGCAGTCTTGGGGATCCCCACTTAaagggccccctccccccatgg TATctccccagtgcctcccagtag
- the LOC121084359 gene encoding translation initiation factor IF-2-like: MILGTSMGTALGTQGWPLGYEDVHDDPCDIHGDNPGDTGGLDNFGGTGGGGGGALRAAAPPLIASRPAPPAPPPPRAPHCAGPSGAESEPNLTRAEPKRSRTRPERSRTPEPPPPLPPGAGPALACTGFTVPSRAERRVPVPLPSPPPPPLAGTPAGGGAHGPGRGLRGGGAVLRSGRDGPRRRDPNLDGETRTRPERPELSANTAEDSRTESELGRTLPERLEPSRTGPEPSRTRLKTAELSRRQPNRARTEPNPSQESRTGPEPARTRPAMLLPGLSLLLGLLMAGGGPGGGAWRWRRGRRRFWGAPFRLLCIACKRRSETPAQAEGEWFFRPEGDPHYQKILHYILEEGQWVASAPSRGHWGLLGVYWGASGRHLGDTRLHWELLGVHWEILGGTGVRWGGCW, from the exons ATGATCCTGGGGACATCCATGGGGACAGCCTTGGGGACACAGGGGTGGCCTTTGGGCTATGAAGATGTCCATGATGATCCTTGCGACATCCATGGGGACAACCCTGGGGACACGGGTGGCCT GGACAACTTcgggggcaccgggggggggggggggggggcgctccGAGCTGCGGCCCCGCCCCTCATTGCGTCACGgccggcaccccccgccccgccccccccccgggcgcCGCACTGCGCCGGGCCGAGCGGAGCCGAGTCCGAGCCGAACCTGACCCGAGCGGAGCCGAAGCGAAGCCGAACCCGACCCGAGCGGAGCCGAACCCCCGAAccgccccccccgctcccccccggagcggggccggccctGGCTTGCACCGGCTTCACCGTCCCGTCCCGGGCCGAGCGGCGGGTCCCCgtccccctcccctcccctccccccccccccctcgcagGGAccccggcggggggaggggcccatgggccgggcagggggctgcgggggggcggTGCGGTGCTGAGGAGCGGGCGGGACGGGCCCCGCCGGAGAGACCCGAACCTGGACGGAGAGACCCGAACTCGGCCGGAGAGACCCGAACTCAGCGCGAATACGGCTGAAGACAGCCGAACCGAGTCCGAACTGGGTCGAACTCTACCGGAGAGACTCGAACCTAGCCGAACCGGGCCCGAACCTAGCCGAACACGGCTGAAGACAGCCGAACTGAGCCGGAGACAGCCGAACCGAGCCCGAACCGAGCCGAACCCGTCCCAAGAGAGCCGAACCGGGCCCGAACCGGCCCGAACTAGGCCCGCTATGTTGCTCCCCGGCCTGTCGCTGCTCCTCGGCCTCCTCATGG ctggggggggcCCAGGGGGGGGTGCGTGGAGGTGGCGTCGGGGACGGCGGCGGTTTTGGGGGGCCCCCTTCCGCCTGCTGTGCATCGCCTGCAAGCGCCGCAGCGAGACCCCCGCCCAGGCCGAGGGGGAGTGGTTCTTCCGCCCCGAGGGGGACCCTCACTACCAGAAG ATCCTGCACTACATCCTGGAGGAGGGGCAGTGGGTGGCCTCGGCTCCTTCGAGGGGGCACTGGGGGCTACTGGGGGTGTACTGGGGGGCCTCTGGGAGGCACTTGGGAGACACTAGGCTGCACTGGGAGCTACTG GGGGTGCACTGGGAGatactgggaggcactggggtGCGCTGGGGGGGATGCTGGTGA
- the PSMC4 gene encoding LOW QUALITY PROTEIN: 26S proteasome regulatory subunit 6B (The sequence of the model RefSeq protein was modified relative to this genomic sequence to represent the inferred CDS: deleted 2 bases in 2 codons) encodes MEELGLLADKAQDEMPALAAPRPPTGLSFLVPEPEDREDLYSRYKKLQQELEFLEVQEEYIKDEQKNLKKEFLHAQEEVKRIQSIPLVIGQFLEAVDQNTAIVGSTTGSNYYVRILSTIDRELLKPNASVALHKHSNALVDVLPPEADSSIMMLTSDQKPDVMYADIGGMDIQKQEVREAVELPLTHFELYKQIGIDPPRGVLMYGPPGCGKTMLAKAVAHHTTAAFIRVVGSEFVQKYLGEGPRMVRDVFRLAKENAPAIIFIDEIDAIATKRFDAQTGADREVQRILLELLNQMDGFDQNVNVKVIMATNRADTLDPALLRPGRLDRKIEFPLPERRQKRLIFSTITGKMNLSEEVDLEDYVARPDKISGADINSICQEGGMLAVRENRYIVLAKDFEKAYKTVIKKDEQEHEFYK; translated from the exons AtggaggagctggggctgctggcggATAAGGCCCAG gaTGAGATGCCGGCGctggctgccccccgcccccccaccgGGTTGTCCTTCCTGGTACCCGAACCAGAAGACCGGGAGGATCTCTACAGCCGCTACAAG aagctgcagcaggagctggagttCCTGGAGGTGCAGGAGGAGTACATCAAGGATGAGCAGAAGAACCTGAAGAAGGAGTTCCTGCACGCGCAGGAGGAGGTGAAGAGAATCCAGAGCATCCCGCTGGTCATCGGGCAGTTCCTGGAGGCCGTGGACCAGAACACGGCCATCGTGGGCTCCACCACcg GTTCCAACTACTACGTGCGGATCCTGAGCACCATCGACCGGGAGCTGCTGAAGCCAAATGCCTCGGTGGCCCTGCACAAGCACAGCAACGCGCTGGTGGACGTCCTCCCCCCCGAGGCTGACAGCAGCATCATGATGCTGACCTCAG ACCAGAAGCCTGACGTGATGTACGCTGACATCGGGGGCATGGACATCCAGAAGCAGGAGGTGCGGGAGGCTGTGGAGCTGCCCCTCACCCACTTTGAGCTCTACAAGCAG ATCGGCATTGACCCCCCACGGGGTGTCCTCATGTACGGCCCCCCAGGCTGTGGCAAGACCATGTTGGCCAAGGCTGTGGCCCACCACACCACAG CTGCCTTCATCCGGGTGGTGGGCTCGGAGTTCGTGCAGAAGTACCTGGGGGAGGGTCCGCGCATGGTGCGTGACGTCTTCCGCTTGGCCAAGGAGAACGCACCTGCCATCATCTTCATCGACGAGATCGACGCCATCGCCACCAAGCGCTTCGACGCCCAGACAGGGG cTGACCGGGAGGTTCAGCGCATTCTCCTGGAGCTCCTCAACCAGATGGACGGCTTCGACCAGAATGTCAACGTCAAG GTGATCATGGCGACGAACCGCGCG GACACACTGGACCCGGCGCTGCTGCGCCCCGGGCGCCTGGACCGCAAGATCGAGTTCCCGCTGCCCGAG CGGCGGCAGAAGCGTCTCATCTTCTCCACCATCACCGGGAAGATGAACCTCTCCGAGGAGGTGGACCTGGAGGACT ATGTGGCGCGGCCGGACAAGATCTCAGGGGCCGACATCAACTCCATCTGCCAGGAG GGCGGCATGCTGGCAGTGCGGGAGAACCGGTACATCGTGCTGGCCAAGGACTTTGAGAAGGCCTACAAGACCGTCATCAAGAAGGATGAGCAGGAGCACGAGTTCTACAAGTGA